One Pseudonocardia abyssalis DNA segment encodes these proteins:
- a CDS encoding branched-chain amino acid ABC transporter permease, whose translation MTAVESSVVPTEVVRRRGYGRWVAIAVLVVLAAAPLFLAPFATTTLSRVLVFALFAVSLDLLVGVTGLPSLGHAAYFGSGAYAAGWVSIHVTAEAPVPLLVGAGVGALAAALTGWITVRSAGVFFLMLTLAIGELVGQVANTWESVTGGANGLTGIPAVRVAGEPLANAGFTYWYVLLVFVLGFALVWVVARSPFGDALRGIRDNEPRMRALGYSTSLYKYAVFVLAGGVAGVAGSLLVAQQRLVSTADVGFLISSLMLLAVVIGGAGSLWGACLGAALVVVVRDALGPTLDGHGPLVLGVVFVAVVYLLPRGAAGLLRRRS comes from the coding sequence GTGACCGCCGTCGAGTCGTCGGTCGTCCCGACCGAGGTCGTGCGCCGCCGGGGCTACGGCCGCTGGGTGGCGATCGCGGTACTGGTCGTGCTGGCCGCGGCGCCGCTGTTCCTGGCCCCGTTCGCCACCACGACGCTGAGCCGGGTGCTGGTGTTCGCCCTGTTCGCGGTGAGCCTCGACCTGCTCGTCGGCGTCACCGGGCTGCCCTCGCTCGGGCACGCGGCCTACTTCGGCTCCGGGGCGTACGCGGCGGGGTGGGTGTCGATCCACGTCACGGCCGAGGCGCCGGTCCCGCTCCTCGTCGGCGCGGGCGTCGGGGCGCTGGCGGCCGCGCTGACCGGCTGGATCACCGTCCGGTCGGCCGGTGTCTTCTTCCTCATGCTGACGCTCGCGATCGGCGAGCTGGTCGGGCAGGTCGCCAACACCTGGGAGTCGGTGACGGGCGGCGCGAACGGCCTCACCGGGATCCCCGCGGTGCGGGTGGCGGGCGAGCCGCTGGCCAACGCGGGGTTCACCTACTGGTATGTGCTCCTGGTGTTCGTGCTCGGGTTCGCGCTGGTCTGGGTCGTGGCGCGGTCGCCGTTCGGGGACGCGCTGCGCGGCATCCGCGACAACGAGCCGCGGATGCGCGCACTCGGGTACTCCACCTCGCTCTACAAGTACGCGGTGTTCGTGCTCGCCGGCGGCGTCGCGGGGGTGGCGGGCTCGCTGCTCGTCGCGCAGCAGCGGCTGGTGTCCACCGCCGACGTCGGGTTCCTCATCTCCTCGCTGATGCTGCTCGCCGTCGTCATCGGCGGGGCGGGGTCGCTGTGGGGGGCGTGCCTGGGTGCGGCGCTCGTCGTCGTCGTCCGCGACGCACTGGGCCCCACGCTCGACGGGCACGGCCCGCTGGTGCTGGGCGTGGTGTTCGTGGCCGTGGTCTACCTGCTGCCGCGCGGTGCGGCCGGGCTGTTGCGGAGGAGATCATGA
- a CDS encoding MBL fold metallo-hydrolase → MDVLDNYSGHTDPGGPAARRELEALTVTKLSVGPMDNNAFLLVCRATNEALLLDAANDAERLADLIGAGDDRPVLHTLVTSHRHADHWQALGAVAGMFQPHLIAHPIDAPELPIPMDELVEHGDTIRFGRIELEVIHLRGHTQGSIALLYRGADHPHLFSADSLFPGGPGRTWSEPDFWSLVADLEARVFDVLPDDTWVYPGHGDDTTLGKERPSIPDWKSRGWVDES, encoded by the coding sequence GTGGACGTCCTCGACAACTACTCAGGTCACACCGATCCCGGCGGCCCCGCGGCCCGGCGCGAGCTCGAGGCGCTGACCGTCACCAAGCTCTCCGTCGGCCCGATGGACAACAACGCCTTCCTCCTGGTCTGCCGGGCCACGAACGAGGCGCTGCTGCTCGACGCGGCCAACGACGCGGAACGGCTGGCCGACCTGATCGGCGCGGGCGACGACCGGCCGGTGCTGCACACGCTGGTCACCTCGCACCGCCACGCCGACCACTGGCAGGCCCTCGGCGCGGTCGCGGGCATGTTCCAGCCGCACCTGATCGCCCACCCGATCGACGCCCCCGAGCTGCCGATCCCGATGGACGAGCTCGTCGAGCACGGAGACACGATCCGGTTCGGGCGCATCGAGCTCGAGGTCATCCACCTGCGCGGGCACACGCAGGGCTCGATCGCGCTGCTCTACCGCGGTGCCGACCACCCGCACCTGTTCAGCGCCGACTCGCTGTTCCCCGGCGGCCCCGGCCGTACCTGGTCCGAGCCCGACTTCTGGTCGCTGGTGGCCGACCTCGAGGCCCGCGTCTTCGACGTCCTGCCCGACGACACCTGGGTCTACCCCGGCCACGGCGACGACACGACGCTCGGCAAGGAGCGCCCGTCGATCCCGGACTGGAAGTCCCGGGGCTGGGTCGACGAGAGCTGA
- a CDS encoding branched-chain amino acid ABC transporter permease codes for MLVSILNGFAIGFLLFILAVGLSLVFGMMDVLNLAHGALFLLGAYLGATLAGSWGGFLGALGLAALGGLVAGVLLSLMTEPLRKRSHLDQALLTLGVALIAAELLIIVFGDDPLSAAAPPGLDGSVSVLGAVYPTYRLLIIVIGAVLALAVYLVVDRTRVGALVRATVADREMVATLGIDNRLVKGAVFAVGSVLATVAGVLGGPIYGARPGLDATVLILALVVVVIGGLGSVRGALVGALVIGQIDTVGRVLLPDFASFVLFGALALVLVLRPQGLFGTRAVAR; via the coding sequence GTGCTGGTCAGCATCCTCAACGGGTTCGCCATCGGGTTCCTGCTGTTCATCCTCGCCGTCGGGCTCTCGCTCGTCTTCGGGATGATGGACGTCCTCAACCTCGCGCACGGGGCGCTGTTCCTGCTCGGGGCCTACCTCGGGGCGACCCTCGCGGGCAGCTGGGGCGGGTTCCTCGGTGCGCTCGGGCTCGCCGCGCTCGGCGGGCTGGTGGCGGGCGTGCTGCTGTCGCTGATGACCGAGCCGCTGCGCAAGCGCTCGCACCTCGACCAGGCGCTGCTCACGCTCGGCGTCGCCCTGATCGCCGCGGAGCTGCTGATCATCGTGTTCGGCGACGACCCGCTCTCGGCCGCGGCCCCGCCGGGGCTCGACGGGTCGGTGTCGGTGCTCGGCGCGGTGTACCCGACCTACCGCCTGCTGATCATCGTCATCGGGGCGGTGCTCGCGCTCGCCGTCTACCTCGTCGTCGACCGGACGCGGGTCGGCGCGCTGGTGCGGGCCACCGTCGCCGACCGGGAGATGGTGGCGACGCTCGGGATCGACAACCGGCTCGTGAAGGGGGCGGTGTTCGCGGTCGGGTCGGTGCTGGCGACGGTCGCGGGCGTGCTGGGCGGGCCGATCTACGGCGCCCGCCCCGGCCTCGACGCCACCGTGCTGATCCTCGCGCTCGTCGTCGTCGTGATCGGCGGGCTCGGATCCGTGCGCGGTGCGCTGGTCGGGGCGCTGGTGATCGGGCAGATCGACACCGTCGGGCGCGTGCTGCTGCCGGACTTCGCGTCGTTCGTGCTGTTCGGGGCGCTGGCCCTGGTGCTGGTGCTGCGGCCGCAGGGGCTGTTCGGGACGCGGGCGGTGGCGCGGTGA
- a CDS encoding ABC transporter substrate-binding protein, which produces MEHPALTRRRLLSLFGAAAALPVLSACGSSVGGGGAAPAAGGGGGAIKVGLVVPQSGVYAALGEDMTRGWNLWLDANGGKFGDYTVETVAVDEGENPQTGVPAVQRVIQQDNVDVVVGLVNSATALGVKDLLTESKKLLIVTNAGAGALTGPDRTPYIWRTSFTNAQIAAAMGTHLAETGFAEGVFLIAPDYAAGTEVIEGFKAAYTAGGGTIAGEAKPPFGTTSDYQPFLSTIQASGAKATFCFFSGAEAITFVQQYAQFGLSASIPLYGSGFLTEGNVLAQQGQAALGVQTTLHYTDQLDNPANTAFVESYTAAYGEAPSTFSVQTWDAANVLNRALASATALDGDALATALGGIGAVDDSPRGTWEFDGQTPRQNIYLRSVQDAGGTLVNAVVEDLGQQSQPG; this is translated from the coding sequence ATGGAGCACCCCGCCCTCACCCGCCGTCGTCTGCTGAGTCTGTTCGGGGCCGCGGCGGCCTTGCCTGTCCTCTCCGCGTGCGGCAGCAGCGTCGGTGGCGGCGGTGCGGCCCCGGCCGCCGGCGGTGGCGGGGGTGCGATCAAGGTCGGCCTGGTCGTGCCGCAGTCCGGCGTCTACGCGGCACTCGGCGAGGACATGACCCGCGGCTGGAACCTGTGGCTCGACGCCAACGGCGGGAAGTTCGGCGACTACACCGTCGAGACCGTCGCCGTCGACGAGGGGGAGAACCCGCAGACCGGTGTCCCGGCCGTGCAGCGGGTCATCCAGCAGGACAACGTCGACGTCGTGGTGGGCCTGGTCAACTCGGCCACCGCACTCGGGGTCAAGGACCTGCTGACGGAGTCGAAGAAGCTGCTCATCGTCACCAACGCGGGCGCGGGCGCGCTGACCGGCCCGGACCGCACCCCCTACATCTGGCGCACCTCGTTCACCAACGCGCAGATCGCGGCCGCGATGGGCACGCACCTGGCCGAGACGGGCTTCGCCGAGGGCGTCTTCCTGATCGCCCCCGACTACGCGGCGGGCACCGAGGTCATCGAGGGCTTCAAGGCCGCCTACACCGCGGGTGGCGGCACGATCGCAGGAGAGGCGAAGCCCCCGTTCGGCACCACGTCGGACTACCAGCCGTTCCTCTCGACGATCCAGGCCTCCGGCGCGAAGGCCACCTTCTGCTTCTTCTCCGGCGCCGAGGCGATCACCTTCGTGCAGCAGTACGCGCAGTTCGGGCTCTCGGCGTCGATCCCGCTCTACGGCTCGGGCTTCCTCACCGAGGGCAACGTGCTGGCCCAGCAGGGCCAGGCCGCGCTCGGCGTACAGACGACGCTGCACTACACCGACCAGCTCGACAACCCGGCCAACACCGCGTTCGTCGAGTCCTACACCGCCGCGTACGGCGAGGCGCCGAGCACGTTCTCCGTGCAGACCTGGGACGCGGCGAACGTCCTGAACCGCGCCCTCGCCTCGGCCACCGCACTCGACGGCGACGCGCTCGCCACGGCGCTCGGCGGCATCGGCGCCGTCGACGACAGCCCGCGCGGCACCTGGGAGTTCGACGGCCAGACCCCGCGGCAGAACATCTACCTGCGCAGCGTGCAGGACGCGGGCGGCACGCTGGTCAACGCGGTCGTCGAGGACCTCGGCCAGCAGAGCCAGCCGGGCTGA
- a CDS encoding ABC transporter permease — protein sequence MVWARMGRARTALSAVAAFALLVGVWELAKAVLPDAGVSIGDTRVLPRTDDAAMPHVWTVLTRLAEPEVAGAAAQRTVGEAVASGAVFTLGLALGGLVIGGLLGSALALAMARFGLFERALLPWVVLSQTVPLIAIAPLVAGWGGKIAIFGQPWQPWTSVMVISSYLAFFPIAVGMLRGLTSPRSADVELFRSLAAGWWTTLLRLRLPASVPHVLPAVRLAAAAAVVGAIVAEISTGTRGGVGRLIIEYAQSATGDPSRMYTAILGAAVLGLVAAAAVGLLDLGLRRYRGNTA from the coding sequence ATGGTCTGGGCACGGATGGGTCGGGCGCGCACCGCGCTGAGCGCGGTGGCCGCGTTCGCGCTGCTGGTCGGGGTGTGGGAGCTGGCGAAAGCGGTGCTGCCCGACGCCGGGGTGAGCATCGGCGACACGCGGGTCCTCCCCCGCACCGACGACGCGGCGATGCCGCACGTGTGGACGGTGCTGACCCGGTTGGCCGAACCCGAGGTGGCGGGGGCGGCGGCGCAGCGGACGGTCGGTGAGGCCGTCGCGTCCGGCGCGGTGTTCACGCTCGGGCTGGCCCTCGGCGGGCTCGTCATCGGCGGTCTGCTCGGATCGGCGCTGGCCCTGGCGATGGCCCGGTTCGGGCTGTTCGAGCGCGCGCTGCTGCCCTGGGTCGTGCTGTCGCAGACCGTGCCGCTCATCGCGATCGCGCCACTGGTCGCCGGATGGGGCGGGAAGATCGCGATCTTCGGTCAGCCGTGGCAGCCCTGGACCAGCGTCATGGTCATCTCCTCCTACCTGGCGTTCTTCCCGATAGCGGTCGGGATGCTGCGCGGGCTGACCTCACCGCGCTCCGCCGACGTCGAGCTGTTCCGGTCGCTGGCCGCGGGTTGGTGGACGACGCTGCTCCGGCTCCGGCTGCCCGCGTCGGTGCCGCACGTGCTGCCCGCGGTGCGGCTCGCGGCGGCCGCGGCCGTCGTCGGCGCGATCGTCGCGGAGATCTCCACCGGCACCCGCGGCGGCGTCGGGCGGCTGATCATCGAGTACGCGCAGTCGGCGACGGGTGACCCGTCGCGGATGTACACCGCGATCCTCGGGGCCGCCGTGCTCGGGCTCGTCGCGGCCGCGGCCGTCGGGCTGCTGGACCTCGGGCTGCGCCGCTACCGCGGGAACACGGCGTGA
- a CDS encoding ABC transporter ATP-binding protein yields MSALTCTGVGRAFGALQAVDAVDLVVEPGARHALIGPNGAGKSTFFKLVTGTMTADTGRIELAGRDVTGLSEVKRSRLGMSQTLQHSSLFTSMTAVETLTLALRRHDGSRIAPWPRRRPELRERAEELLADVGLVGRGATSVPSLSHGERKQLEVALALACRPSLFLLDEPAAGMSPAERSRLVELLAGLPAEITVLFVEHDLDLVFALADSVTVLHLGRVLLSGTPDDVRASDAVREAYLGAGRREELFTR; encoded by the coding sequence ATGAGTGCCCTGACCTGCACCGGCGTCGGCCGTGCGTTCGGCGCGCTGCAGGCCGTCGACGCCGTCGACCTCGTGGTCGAGCCCGGCGCCCGGCACGCGCTGATCGGGCCGAACGGGGCCGGGAAGTCGACGTTCTTCAAGCTGGTCACCGGCACGATGACGGCCGACACCGGCCGGATCGAGCTCGCCGGGCGCGACGTCACCGGCCTGTCCGAGGTGAAGCGCAGCCGGCTCGGGATGAGCCAGACGCTGCAGCACTCCAGCCTCTTCACGTCGATGACGGCGGTCGAGACCCTGACGCTCGCGCTGCGCCGCCACGACGGGTCCAGGATCGCCCCGTGGCCCCGCCGCCGCCCCGAGCTGCGGGAACGGGCCGAGGAGCTGCTCGCCGACGTCGGTCTCGTCGGGCGCGGCGCCACCAGCGTCCCGTCGCTCTCGCACGGGGAGCGCAAGCAGCTGGAGGTGGCGCTCGCGCTCGCCTGCCGGCCGTCGCTGTTCCTGCTCGACGAGCCGGCCGCGGGGATGTCGCCCGCCGAGCGGTCGCGGCTCGTGGAGCTGCTCGCCGGGCTGCCCGCGGAGATCACCGTGCTGTTCGTCGAGCACGACCTGGACCTGGTGTTCGCCCTCGCCGACTCCGTCACCGTGCTGCACCTGGGCCGGGTGCTGCTCTCGGGCACCCCGGACGACGTGCGGGCGAGCGACGCGGTCCGCGAGGCCTACCTCGGCGCCGGGCGCCGCGAGGAGTTGTTCACCCGATGA
- a CDS encoding DUF2617 family protein, which produces MTLHRLRVLPRDVDADALGLLLDAPAPPTLAELVLTHGDARLVLGVLGASHAVTATAGSARLTEQVSCDAVAAGGRPLPRSARAGAYRLTSESRTVPAAELAATASALRRSATDDASWVCGAFPGDGAALTALTGAPLDGGWTWRTWHLYPGPEEGVIVTTRSRWTP; this is translated from the coding sequence ATGACGCTGCACCGCCTCCGGGTGCTGCCGCGCGACGTCGACGCCGACGCGCTCGGGCTGCTGCTGGACGCCCCCGCGCCGCCCACGCTCGCCGAGCTGGTCCTCACCCACGGCGACGCCCGGCTGGTCCTCGGCGTCCTGGGTGCCTCGCACGCCGTCACGGCGACCGCGGGTTCCGCGCGGCTCACCGAGCAGGTCTCCTGCGACGCCGTCGCCGCAGGCGGTCGGCCCCTGCCGCGCAGCGCCCGGGCCGGGGCGTACCGGTTGACGTCGGAGAGCCGGACGGTCCCCGCGGCCGAGCTGGCGGCCACTGCGTCGGCGCTTCGGCGCAGTGCCACCGACGACGCGTCCTGGGTGTGCGGAGCGTTCCCCGGTGACGGCGCGGCGCTCACCGCACTCACCGGCGCCCCGCTCGACGGCGGCTGGACCTGGCGCACCTGGCACCTCTACCCCGGACCCGAGGAGGGCGTGATCGTGACGACGCGGAGCAGGTGGACCCCGTGA
- a CDS encoding ABC transporter ATP-binding protein, with product MTFLSVRDLVSGYDRSTVLSGVGLDLDAGATLALLGRNGAGKSTLVMTLAGLVPVTSGSITVDGVEVAGRRADVIAKAGVALVPQGRRVWSTLTVGEHLSLSSRSRKGTWTVDGILDLLPRLRERRRQLAGQLSGGEQQMLAVARALLTNPRLVLLDEPSDGLAPAIVEQIGGVITTMRAEGVAVLLVEQDLHLAFGVADEVAVMARGEIVHRVPTADFRRDPDTAQRLLGVA from the coding sequence ATGACGTTCCTCTCCGTCCGCGACCTGGTGTCCGGCTACGACCGCAGCACCGTGCTGAGCGGTGTCGGCCTCGACCTCGACGCCGGGGCCACCCTCGCGCTGCTCGGGCGCAACGGCGCGGGCAAGTCGACGCTGGTCATGACGCTCGCGGGGCTCGTCCCGGTGACGTCGGGCTCGATCACCGTCGACGGGGTGGAGGTCGCCGGGCGGCGCGCCGACGTCATCGCGAAGGCCGGGGTGGCACTCGTGCCGCAGGGGCGCCGCGTGTGGTCGACGCTGACGGTGGGGGAGCACCTGTCGCTGTCGTCGCGGTCCCGGAAGGGGACCTGGACGGTCGACGGCATCCTCGATCTCCTGCCCCGCCTGCGGGAGCGCCGCAGGCAGCTCGCCGGGCAGCTCTCCGGGGGGGAGCAGCAGATGCTCGCGGTCGCGCGCGCCCTGTTGACGAACCCGCGGCTGGTGCTGCTCGACGAGCCGTCCGACGGCCTCGCGCCCGCGATCGTCGAGCAGATCGGCGGGGTGATCACGACGATGCGGGCCGAGGGCGTCGCCGTGCTGCTCGTCGAGCAGGACCTGCACCTGGCGTTCGGCGTGGCCGACGAGGTGGCGGTGATGGCCCGCGGCGAGATCGTGCACCGCGTCCCGACCGCCGACTTCCGCCGCGACCCGGACACGGCCCAGCGACTGCTCGGGGTGGCCTGA
- a CDS encoding ABC transporter ATP-binding protein translates to MSGPAVELVGIDKDFGPVRALDGIELTIAAGEFVSLIGPSGCGKSTLLRVVADLEQPSTGTVRVSGKPAGRARLDQDYGIAFQQAGLLEWRSVAENVELPLHVHGVPKAERRARAAELLEMVGLTEFARSRPGELSGGMQQRVAIARALAPKPSLLLMDEPFGALDEMTRERMQAELLRIAGETGAAVLFVTHSIPEAVVLSDRVVVMSPRPGRITGIVTGRRPGTGTDLAPDDVEDVRESAAFFTAITDVREALRKGHE, encoded by the coding sequence GTGAGCGGGCCCGCCGTCGAACTGGTCGGCATCGACAAGGACTTCGGGCCGGTCCGCGCACTGGACGGCATCGAGCTGACGATCGCTGCGGGCGAGTTCGTGTCGCTGATCGGGCCGTCGGGGTGTGGGAAGTCGACGCTGCTGCGCGTCGTCGCCGACCTGGAGCAGCCGAGCACCGGGACCGTGCGTGTCAGCGGCAAACCCGCCGGGCGGGCCCGCCTCGACCAGGACTACGGCATCGCGTTCCAGCAGGCCGGGCTGCTCGAGTGGCGCAGCGTCGCGGAGAACGTCGAGCTGCCGCTGCACGTGCACGGGGTGCCGAAGGCGGAGCGCCGGGCGCGGGCCGCGGAGCTGCTGGAGATGGTGGGGCTGACGGAGTTCGCGCGGTCGCGGCCCGGGGAGCTCTCGGGCGGGATGCAGCAGCGTGTCGCGATCGCCCGCGCGCTCGCACCGAAGCCGTCGCTGCTGCTGATGGACGAGCCCTTCGGGGCCCTGGACGAGATGACGCGCGAGCGGATGCAGGCCGAGCTGCTGCGGATCGCGGGCGAGACCGGTGCCGCGGTGCTGTTCGTGACGCACTCGATCCCCGAGGCCGTGGTGCTGTCGGACCGGGTGGTCGTCATGTCGCCGCGGCCGGGGCGGATCACCGGGATCGTCACCGGCCGGCGACCGGGCACCGGCACCGACCTCGCCCCCGACGACGTCGAGGACGTCCGGGAGTCCGCCGCGTTCTTCACCGCGATCACCGACGTGCGCGAGGCGCTGCGCAAGGGGCACGAGTGA